The sequence GTCGGCTTTATCTTTTGGGTAATTAAAGTTAAGTATACGGGCCATGGAGATGATAATGAAAATGACTCCTATTAAAGTGAAACCACCGATGATAAAGGCCAAGGTGTTGTGCTTTGTGTCGGTTTTGACAAACTCGGCAGCAAAGTTCAAAATAAAACCTAATATGATGCCTCCTCCAGTGATTATGGGTTGTCTAAAAGGTTGGATTTTATCTTCCATTGGACATGTTTTGGATTAGTGAAATATATCAGAGGCTGCTCCAATTATTTACGCATGCACTCACCAAAAGACATACATAGATATTTGGGGCAAGGGACATCACATAATGGGGCAGCCTCAACCAGGTCAATTTAAATTTTCCTCATCGAAATCATCTTCGTCAGGGGCTTCCATGTCAAACATGCTGCTGAAAAGGTCCTTAAACTGCATACCGGTGTCAAGGAGTTTTTTGCTGAGTTGACTGTATTCGGCCAAGCCATGCAAGGCAAATTCCATATAGAATTCCTTTTCTTTTTCAGGTAGCTGCTTTACAAAATCCGTGGTGACTTTTTCCAATCCAGGGACTTCATGTAGGGATTTTTTGTATTCCTTGTCACTTTGTGATGCCAAGATGTCGATGTGGTGGCCTTCTCCGAACCATGAAAGGGGCAAGACGTAAGGATTGCCTTCTTTGTCTTTTTTCTTTTGCTCTGGGGTGGGGAAGTGTTGTGCAAACAAGGTCCTAATCGCTTTGCCAATAAGGTTATAGGCTACCAGTCCGGCGCCTTCCTGCTCGCCTTCATATACCAATTCCACTTTTCCCGTAATGGCTGGAATGATCCCGATTAGGTCTGCAATTCGGGTGACGGTTTCGTTTTCGTCGTTCAGATAAATCCTGCGTTCGGCGGCTGAAAGTAAGTTTTCATAGGCTGAAATGGTCAGCCTTGCCGAAACCCCACTTTTTTCATCTACATATTCGCTTGTGCGCGCTTCCACCGCCACCTGTTCTATCAGGTTTTTCATCAGTTCTGGCACATGGATCTTATCCATCGGCTTTCCACTGATCTTGGATTCTTGGGCAGTGATTTTTTTGCCGATTTCGATGTTTTTGGGATAGTGGGTGATGATTTGGGATTCAATCCGGTCTTTCAGCGGGGTGACGATACTGCCACGATTGGTATAATCTTCTGGATTGGCCGTAAAGACAAATTGGATGTCCAGTGGAAGTCTGAGTTTGAAGCCCCGGATCTGAATGTCACCTTCTTGAAGGATGTTAAACAGCGCCACTTGGATTCTCGCCTGCAAGTCAGGAAGCTCGTTGATCACAAATATGGAGCGGTGCGAACGGGGCACCAAACCATAATGGATGACACGCTCATCGTTATAGGAGAGTTTTAGCGTGGCGGCTTTGATGGGGTCCACATCCCCGATAAGGTCTGCTACGGAGACGTCGGGCGTGGCCAGTTTTTCGGTGTATCGATCATCCCTGTGCCACCATCCAATGGGCGTATCGTCCCCTTTTTCGTCCACCAACTCTATGGCAAAATTGGTTAAAGGTTGCATGGGGTCATCGTTAAGCTCAGCACCCTCCACCACGGGCACGTATTCATCCAAAAGCTCGGTCATTTGCCGGGCAATTCTCGTTTTTGCCTGTCCTCTTAGGCCGAGAAAGTTGATGTTGTGGCGGGAAAGGATGGCACGCTCGATGTCCGGGATGACCGTGTCTTCATAACCCCAAATTCCAGCAAAAACATTTTCTTTTGCTTTTATTTTTTGTATCAGATTTTGGCGGAGTTCTTCCTTAATGGATTTAGGCTGATAACCGCTGGCCTTTAATTCGCCAAGTGTTTTTATTTTTAATAAATCTTTGCTCTTCAATTGCTGGTATGTCATGCTTAAAAGCGTTTTGTTCTGTTTCTTCGATAGTCTTCAAAAATAAGGTGGCCTAGCCCTTTAAGGTTGCTGTAATAGGCATTGCCATTGTTGGCTTTGGTAAATTCCTGCACGAATTCCTTGAGATAGGGATCTGAAGCAATCATAAAGGTGGTGACCGGTATTTTTATTTTTCGACATTGAGCAGCCAGTTTTAGGGTTTCATTTAGGATTTTGCTGTCAATGCCGAAACTGTTTTTGTAATATTTGATCCCTACTTTCAGACAGGTGGGTTTCCCGTCGGTGATCATAAAGATTTGCTTATTGGGATTTTTTCTTCTTCTTAATAAATCCATGGCCAGCTGGAGTCCCGCCACCGTATTGGTGTGGTAGGGTCCTACTTGCAAGTAAGGGAGGTCCTTGATCTCGATCTGCCAAGCATCATTCCCAAAGACAATAACATCAAGGGTATCCTTTGGATATCGGGTTTTGATGAGTTCAGCAAGGGCCATGGCCACCTTTTTGGCAGGGGTGATCCGGTCCTCGCCATACAGGATCATGGAGTGGGAAATGTCGATCATCAGCACCGTGCTGGTCTGGGTACGGTATTCGTTTTCGGTGACTTCCAGGTCATCTTCGGTAAGCAGGAAATCACCACCGAAACCATGGTTGATCTGGGCATTGCGAAGGGAGTCTGTCAGGGCAATTTGTTCCAGGTTGTCTCCAAATTCAAACGGCCTTCGTTCACTGCCTTTATCTTCACCTTGCCCCGTAAGGGTGGTCCGGTGTTGGCCGCCTTTTCCCTTTTTTAATTTGCCGAAAATCTCTTCTAAAGCACTTTTACGAATTTGTTGTTCCGATTTCCCGGTGATTTTGATTTCTCCCTTTTGATTTTCTTCCGTGAGGTATCCTTTGTCTTTGAGGTCATCGATGAAATCGCCGATCCCGTATCCCGGATTGGTCATGCCATAGCGATTGTCCAAGTTCGTCAACCAGCTCAAAGCCTCGCCTACATCGCCACCAGTCATGGTGACAAGCTGCAAAAATACATCCAAGAGGTTCTCAAAAGTATTTTTGTTAGGATCCTTTTGAGGGGTGTATTGAGTGAATCTAAATCCTTTCATATTGTATGGATAACAAGATAGCGCGTTGAGTAGTTTGGAGAATGCCTGTTTTTTATTTTAATCCTAAAAAAACGGTTGTGATTTGAGGATCTATGCTGCTTCAAGCAAGCGCATTTATACCTTTTAATTTACAAATAATTGTCCGAGAATGTAAAAGAGGTTTTAAAGAATTTGATCTTTGTTTAATTTGTAATTGTATTAATTTTTACTAGAAATGAATAAGAAATACAAAATACTAGGTAAAGTCCAAGGGGTATTTTTTAGAAAGAGTACTCAAGAAAAAGCCCAGGAAATCGGGGTGAAAGGTTGGGTGAAAAATGAGCCAGATGGTTCTGTCCTGACAGTGATCCAAGGGAATGAGGAACAGGTGAAAGCCATGGAGAAATGGCTAAAACATGGGCCTCCCCAAGCCGAAGTAACAGCACTTTTGTTGCTAAGTGAAGGATATGATCTTAAGCATGACACCTTCGAGATTAAACGATAGGCAATAACAGGAAAGGAGACTAGGCGATCTTTAACTTAAGTTCGCCTTTTCTTTTGACAATTTTTAATTTAAAAAAATCATTTATAAAGCTTTTACAGCGGTTTTCTGCAAACTCAGCCCTGTTTTCAGTGTCGAAAAGGACGGTCATTCTAAGCATGGTTTTGACATAGGGTTCATGGGTGCCCAGTTCTCTAAGCCAATTGGTAAACTGTGCTTTCCAATCTTCCCTGTACTTATCAAGGTGGCTACGGCCATCAAATAAGAACTCAAGTTGGTTGGAGCCATACTTAAATCGATAAATTCCACAAAGTTGCTCGTAAATTACCCGGACACGGTCTTTTGGAAAAACCTGTGTTTCAACAATTTGCTGGTACGTGTTGTCCATCAATCCTAAGGGATTGTATAGTAAAGTATACGATTTTTTGAGTTCCTGTACCAGCACTTCCACCAACTCTTCTTCCATGACAGATTGGGCCTGCCGGAGAATATAGTTCTTGTCTAATGGAAAGAGTTTTTGAATCATGTTGAGCTATGTACAATAATCCTGCAAATTACGGTTTTATCGTCAAAATGGAAATGCAAAGAGGGAGGAATTTTCGGGTAGGGGTGAAAAGGAAGAACCAAGGGTCATTTATACCGTTTATTTTTGCTGGATAAATTGTAAAAATTCATATAAAACATAAGGACTTAATATGAAAATAGGCATATTATAGGATGGTTTTATCAATATGTTTTAAATATTAGGCTTTAGGTTAATAGTGCTCATAAATAGCTATAAGTACCATTTTAAATTATGCTTAAAATGTTAGGGAAAGGTTTGCTCATAAATACGTTGGTTGTCCTTGGGCTGCTAATCGGGGGGTATTCCTTCGTTTCGGGTCAGTCCAGTATGGACACAGCTCGCCTAGAGAGGGTACTAGAAGCTTCGAAGGGAGTGATCAATCGGGACATCCGCGATTCGATGGATTTTGATTATATCCTAGAATTGGAAAACTTTTATCATCAGATCGAAGATCCGTTGGATATAGTAAAGGCTTCTCGGTATTTAGGGATTTATTATAGGTCCATTTTTTATTTCCAAGACAGCGAAAAGTACATCTTAAATGGCATGAGGCTGGCAAAATCGATCGAAGAGTGGGGGCTTTATCTGGAGCTGGCAAAAGAACTGGCCACTGTATATAGAAGTTTGGGAGAATACGACAAGCTAAAAGCTGAAATGGACTATTGCCTGAAAATTTCCCAACGTTACCAAGTCAAGTCTAAGGAGTTAATTCCCTTGATGGAACTTGCCTTGTATAATAGTTATGATATTCAAAATTATGAACAAGGAATTGTGTTTGGAAAGCGTTTTTTGGAAAGGGCAGAATACCACCAGAAGATGGATGCTCCAGATCCAATGCTGGATTATCGGGTGGCTACCGAAACGGTGATTATTAAAATTGAACTGGCTAAATGTTACATTAAGACTGAACAAAAATTTGATTTGGTAAAGTCATATTTAGATGAAGCAAAATATTTTTTTGAACCATACGGAGATCAAGAAAAATTGTCCAGGATCTATGAAGAGTACCTTAACTATTACCTCAAGTTGGGGGACTTGGAAGCGGTAAAAGCGAGTCTGGAAAAGTATAACTTTCATTTGAGGATGAGTAAGCAGCAGTTCGTACAAAGAACCCATGAGATCCCGGTTTACCTCAAGGAGCTCTCTAATCTTGAGCAAGAGCTTGAGATGACACAGATGAAAAATAGGCGTTTGAACCTAGAGAAACAGCTTTATATTGGATTAATTGTACTGATCTTGGTGTTGATGGGGACGTATTTCTATTTGGCCTTAAGAAATAGAAGGATTCAAATGGCGCTTAATGAAAGCTTGATGGCTCAAAATAAGCTGTTGGAGAATGTAAGCAGGGACAAATCAAAATTTTTTTCGGTGGTTTCTCATGAATTGAGGACTCCTGTCTACGCAATTACTGGCCTTACTTCTGTTATGGATGTGGACAAGGTGGTCCCTCAGCAAATCAAGGCAATCAAACATTCGGGAGACTACTTGCTTCTTTTGATCAATAATATCTTACAAATGATGAATTTTGAGCAAGGTCAAAAGGACCAGTCTAAACCCAATAAATCCTATTTTGATCTGAGCGAGATTTTGGCAGATGTTATTGATTCGGCCCATTATTTCGCTCAGCAAAATGAAGTTGACCTGCTACTGAACACCACTTGGGAAGGACCAATGTGGGTAAAAGGCGAACGTCAAAAATTAATGCAGGTATTGCTAAACCTGATCATTAACGGGATCAAGTATAGTGGAGATAGCAAGGTGGTTCTCAGTGTCGAGAAAGTGGGGGCAGAGGACAATGCCGGAAAATTTAACTTTAAAGTTTCTGATAACGGAATAGGCATTCCAAAAGAGCAGCAGGAAAAGATGTTTAACTTTATGGACAGGATCGGGGATCAGGACTCCTCCCATAATCCTTTTGATCTTCATGGGGTGGGGATTGGACTTTTTGTGGTGGAGAAACTGCTGCAAGAAATGGACTCTAAGATCCATCTACGAAGTGAAGAAGGGGAAGGTGCAACGTTTTCTTTTGAACTCCTAATGGAAACGAATAAGAATGAGGTCACTGTTCGGGACGCGGAATTATCACCAAAAAAGGAGGGGCTTCATATTTTGGTGGTGGACGACAGTGATATCAACTTGATGGTGGCAGAGCGTTTGGTTACCAAGTTGGGATATAAATGCTTCAAGGCTACCGATAGCGATGACGTGGTCTCCATCATATTAAAAGAAAAAATTCATTTAGTCCTCATGGACTTGAACATGCCCTCCATCAGTGGATATGCATTATCCAGAAAAATCAAAGAGGTAGTTGATGTACCGATCATAGCCCATACAGCTGTGATGGAGGAGGAATTGGATCGGAAGCTTATGGAAGATTCAGGAATACAAGGGTACATCATAAAGCCTTATTCCTTGCCGGCATTAAAAAAGATCCTTTATGAAAATATCACTGAGGAAACCCAGTAATCCAATATTGCCATTTGGTTACTTGATCCCGATACTTCTTCAACATCACTTGCAATACAGGGATGAGTGTCACTTAGGAACGGCTGGTTTATACGTTGCCGTGTGGAGTAGGTGTTTTTAAATGGTCTGCGGGAAGGAAAAGACAGGTATCCATTTCTTTGAAGGATTAAAAAATCATGTCAAGGGATTTTACGAAAAAGGACCAGCCCTTCTCCCTTCGAGAAGGGCTGGTGTCTTGCATTTACCTGGCCGAACTACCACTGATGGTCTGACCGAAGAAAATACTATTGTAGAACAGTTTGTTTGTTCCAAACCAGAAGGCCCTGAAATTTGGATCGTCGACAAAGCCAATGATTTTCCCTCTCCCTTTGGCACTTATCCTTATCATGGCGGTATTTTTCATTTGCTCCAGGTTGAATGGATAAACGTATCCACTTGCCAAAGGCTCATCCGTATAGATCAGCGGATTGGCATATGGGTTTTCGGAAGGTAAAAGGAATTGATTGCTGTCTCTGAAGGTATACAGTTCTTCATTTTTATATCCATACCCAATCGGGTGTGTGAGATCTAGTTTGACATTAAAGATGGCACCACCTGTCACCTTCGAGCCATAGTCGTTGGAGAGATTGGCATAACTTTTTTGGACAGTACTGTCTTTCTCGGTTTCACTTTTAAAGGAAAACTCACCCAGTTTATGGTCGTTCAGCCAGTTGAGGGCGCGACCTCTGGCAATGATGGTCCCGCCGTCACTTACCCATCGCTGCAGGGATTCGGTAGCGGAGTTGCTCAGGGGATGGTAGCTGCCATTTGGCATAATGATCACATTGTAGCGGTTTAGGTCAGCTCGGGAAACCATGTCCAGTGGCAGCAGGGTGATTGGGATTTCCAATCGTTGGTCCATCAGGTGCCATATTTCACCTGCTTCGTAGCTGGATACACCGCTATCCACCAATAGGGCTATTTCAGGTTTTTCCAGTACATCGATGCTGGGGGATCCCATATTGATTCCTCCAGTGTAGCCTGTATTGATAGCATGAACCGTAATTCCTGTCTCACGGGCGACTGCTTGGAGGTCTTCGAAAAAGGCCTGGTCGGAAGCTCCCGATTGTCCTTTATCCACCAAAATGGTGCCTCTACTAAACTGCAAATCTCCGCTTACTTCGAATGGCTCATGGGTCACGCGCAAATTATAACCAAGGTCCATTAAACGGTAAGCGGCCTTAGGGGCATAATATTCTCCCCACTCAAAGGCATAGCCATAAGCTCCTGCAGCTCCAGCAACGTTTCCTTGGGGCATCGTCAATCCCTTTTTGACCTCTTCCACATTGGCCAGGTTCATGATTCGGCTGTTGACCGCCATGAATTCCATATCAAAAGCCATCGGCAGGGTCCAAGCGGATACATCGTAAAATAAGCTGTCCTGAAATGTAGTTCGGGTTTCAAACATCCCTTTGACCAAACGGTATTGCGGTTGGTTCAGCGGGACGATATAAGCTTTGTTTGCTTTAAAATCCACCCCATTTACGGTGATGTCTTCTTTAAGGCTGTACAGTTTGATCTGGTGCTGTAAGATCATGTCGGCCAAGTGAAATGTTCGACCATTATCGTTGTCCACACCGAAGATATAAGCCTTGTTTGTGTCGGCATCAGCATCGGACTTGGCATCGATATAAAAATCCCGCATATAGCTGTTCAGCTCATTTCGCATGGCAATGGCTGCTTCAAAGGAAGAAAGTGACGCGGTAAACTGGTTGCGGATGGTGAAGGCAAAGCTCAGTGGGCCGTTTACACTTTCCTGCAAGTGACCACGGGAAGATGCCTGCTCAAAAAGGATCCCGATTTGTCCTTGGACATCTGGATAGGTAGAGCCTTTTCCGTAATAGAAGTCGTCATAGCTTTCTTGGGTAAAATATAAGGAACCAATTTCATCCAAGTATTTGGCATGATACTGGGCAATTTTTTCAGTCAATTCAAAATTTTTCGTAGGTGTTAGCGGGTGATTTCTGCTTGGGATGCCCGGTTGGAAGAAGAACGTGCTGTTGGTGCCCATTTCATGGAAATCCAAGACCATATTTGGCTTCCACTCCTGGATTTTAGTAATCCTGCTGCGGGATTCGGGATGCTGTACTGGCAGCCAGTCCCTGTTCAGGTCAAACCAATAGTGGTTGGTACGGCCGCGGGGCCAAGCTTCGTTAAGCTCTCGGTTGTTGGGGTCACCGTTCATATGGATGCTGCGATTGCTGTTTACCCAGCTTGCAAAGCGATTGATGCCGTCTGGATTGATGCCCGGCTCCATGATGATGACAATATTTTTAAGGTCTTCTTCTACTTCATTGGCTGCCGCAAAATGGTATGCTGCCAACAAGGAAGCATTCACTCCACTGGCTTCGTTGCCATGGACAGAATATCCCATATATACCACGGCAGGCATGTTTTCGATGTCTACCTCTCGGGATTCAGCAGGATTCCGAAGTTGGGAGCGTTGAAATTTCAAGGCGTTTAGCTTGTTGAGGTTGTCCGGATGGCTGATGGTTAACATCATCAGTGGCCGTTGCTCGTAGGTACGCCCCGTGATTTCCAGTTTTATACGATCTGAAGCTTCGGCAAGGGCCTTCATGTACATATGCACTTGGTCGTAGCTCACGTGCCATTCCCCAATATTATATCCCAGCACAGATGCTGGTGTGGGGATGTCCGGATTATACGAATAGCCAGGTTTTAGATAATAGTCAAGCGATACATTCTCTTGGGCTAG comes from Echinicola vietnamensis DSM 17526 and encodes:
- a CDS encoding Mg-chelatase subunit ChlI yields the protein MTYQQLKSKDLLKIKTLGELKASGYQPKSIKEELRQNLIQKIKAKENVFAGIWGYEDTVIPDIERAILSRHNINFLGLRGQAKTRIARQMTELLDEYVPVVEGAELNDDPMQPLTNFAIELVDEKGDDTPIGWWHRDDRYTEKLATPDVSVADLIGDVDPIKAATLKLSYNDERVIHYGLVPRSHRSIFVINELPDLQARIQVALFNILQEGDIQIRGFKLRLPLDIQFVFTANPEDYTNRGSIVTPLKDRIESQIITHYPKNIEIGKKITAQESKISGKPMDKIHVPELMKNLIEQVAVEARTSEYVDEKSGVSARLTISAYENLLSAAERRIYLNDENETVTRIADLIGIIPAITGKVELVYEGEQEGAGLVAYNLIGKAIRTLFAQHFPTPEQKKKDKEGNPYVLPLSWFGEGHHIDILASQSDKEYKKSLHEVPGLEKVTTDFVKQLPEKEKEFYMEFALHGLAEYSQLSKKLLDTGMQFKDLFSSMFDMEAPDEDDFDEENLN
- a CDS encoding vWA domain-containing protein, giving the protein MKGFRFTQYTPQKDPNKNTFENLLDVFLQLVTMTGGDVGEALSWLTNLDNRYGMTNPGYGIGDFIDDLKDKGYLTEENQKGEIKITGKSEQQIRKSALEEIFGKLKKGKGGQHRTTLTGQGEDKGSERRPFEFGDNLEQIALTDSLRNAQINHGFGGDFLLTEDDLEVTENEYRTQTSTVLMIDISHSMILYGEDRITPAKKVAMALAELIKTRYPKDTLDVIVFGNDAWQIEIKDLPYLQVGPYHTNTVAGLQLAMDLLRRRKNPNKQIFMITDGKPTCLKVGIKYYKNSFGIDSKILNETLKLAAQCRKIKIPVTTFMIASDPYLKEFVQEFTKANNGNAYYSNLKGLGHLIFEDYRRNRTKRF
- a CDS encoding acylphosphatase, with the protein product MNKKYKILGKVQGVFFRKSTQEKAQEIGVKGWVKNEPDGSVLTVIQGNEEQVKAMEKWLKHGPPQAEVTALLLLSEGYDLKHDTFEIKR
- a CDS encoding ATP-binding protein, which produces MLKMLGKGLLINTLVVLGLLIGGYSFVSGQSSMDTARLERVLEASKGVINRDIRDSMDFDYILELENFYHQIEDPLDIVKASRYLGIYYRSIFYFQDSEKYILNGMRLAKSIEEWGLYLELAKELATVYRSLGEYDKLKAEMDYCLKISQRYQVKSKELIPLMELALYNSYDIQNYEQGIVFGKRFLERAEYHQKMDAPDPMLDYRVATETVIIKIELAKCYIKTEQKFDLVKSYLDEAKYFFEPYGDQEKLSRIYEEYLNYYLKLGDLEAVKASLEKYNFHLRMSKQQFVQRTHEIPVYLKELSNLEQELEMTQMKNRRLNLEKQLYIGLIVLILVLMGTYFYLALRNRRIQMALNESLMAQNKLLENVSRDKSKFFSVVSHELRTPVYAITGLTSVMDVDKVVPQQIKAIKHSGDYLLLLINNILQMMNFEQGQKDQSKPNKSYFDLSEILADVIDSAHYFAQQNEVDLLLNTTWEGPMWVKGERQKLMQVLLNLIINGIKYSGDSKVVLSVEKVGAEDNAGKFNFKVSDNGIGIPKEQQEKMFNFMDRIGDQDSSHNPFDLHGVGIGLFVVEKLLQEMDSKIHLRSEEGEGATFSFELLMETNKNEVTVRDAELSPKKEGLHILVVDDSDINLMVAERLVTKLGYKCFKATDSDDVVSIILKEKIHLVLMDLNMPSISGYALSRKIKEVVDVPIIAHTAVMEEELDRKLMEDSGIQGYIIKPYSLPALKKILYENITEETQ
- a CDS encoding M14 family metallopeptidase yields the protein MLKRILSLILFLAAFHGLAQENVSLDYYLKPGYSYNPDIPTPASVLGYNIGEWHVSYDQVHMYMKALAEASDRIKLEITGRTYEQRPLMMLTISHPDNLNKLNALKFQRSQLRNPAESREVDIENMPAVVYMGYSVHGNEASGVNASLLAAYHFAAANEVEEDLKNIVIIMEPGINPDGINRFASWVNSNRSIHMNGDPNNRELNEAWPRGRTNHYWFDLNRDWLPVQHPESRSRITKIQEWKPNMVLDFHEMGTNSTFFFQPGIPSRNHPLTPTKNFELTEKIAQYHAKYLDEIGSLYFTQESYDDFYYGKGSTYPDVQGQIGILFEQASSRGHLQESVNGPLSFAFTIRNQFTASLSSFEAAIAMRNELNSYMRDFYIDAKSDADADTNKAYIFGVDNDNGRTFHLADMILQHQIKLYSLKEDITVNGVDFKANKAYIVPLNQPQYRLVKGMFETRTTFQDSLFYDVSAWTLPMAFDMEFMAVNSRIMNLANVEEVKKGLTMPQGNVAGAAGAYGYAFEWGEYYAPKAAYRLMDLGYNLRVTHEPFEVSGDLQFSRGTILVDKGQSGASDQAFFEDLQAVARETGITVHAINTGYTGGINMGSPSIDVLEKPEIALLVDSGVSSYEAGEIWHLMDQRLEIPITLLPLDMVSRADLNRYNVIIMPNGSYHPLSNSATESLQRWVSDGGTIIARGRALNWLNDHKLGEFSFKSETEKDSTVQKSYANLSNDYGSKVTGGAIFNVKLDLTHPIGYGYKNEELYTFRDSNQFLLPSENPYANPLIYTDEPLASGYVYPFNLEQMKNTAMIRISAKGRGKIIGFVDDPNFRAFWFGTNKLFYNSIFFGQTISGSSAR